One window from the genome of Solea solea chromosome 13, fSolSol10.1, whole genome shotgun sequence encodes:
- the rasip1 gene encoding ras-interacting protein 1, giving the protein MEGSGSPRFRKLHFPVGLWINSPRKHFAKLGGRWPSALSVKSTTSSDAASLHEAPSAPSSSLSNSTHSLASPTPSPSPSPAFLRPRPAAPQSRTKRLSHLFLRGRSNSDRDRAVGEREREVWAHSAAPSSHHYLPPASSSAPGLIKIYGDALSSGANYRSLLANIHSTARQLIVQVITRYTEREREETDDAVVQKHSPEDFLLCDVIGKPIQQPDGAFKWETECRRSVAPWECPLLLVDMWRPKDGFERRFEIQRRDDYEREEREREREGENYQGVRWRRSRMSSGSGPEESERGHRGRNTELRRSISDMNLSLRRRQGNHVSNEARGSGSQANNNGGVQDRKNIVSMISPQPGENRASKVQAKVGWTNQPGEDERDYSTCDLEVMSQSLILPPTDRPYFLLLQGYDQTKDFVLYIMAGHTHVFGRKSTMREREKDRERERKGKRPLKVDTFLSAPDLLARHLLVRRDAAVPETPTGQALMRPFRGGAVTHNGVALYRETVLKPGDVIGLGNHFLFLYRDPRVTPAPPLALTLPWQADASTTCCPSGLVDRQEALRQYLGSTEAVLKFHPRHADALLQEIISKNSSPDSGGGPLAPAYLLSIMIDHASKHLDPALTPQILLKSANLIKEIVWDNIKEFGDKHPTQNSTEQEAEVSTPNVQKLSSDLRPLMFWMSNATELLNFFQVRVETMEKEWEFEAPGDPVLTADMDTCSEALAQLDDVIMHTFQQCVYHLTKTLYSLLPALLDTNPFSTEEKEKEKDGAGGTDGEEKRGEEGEVDDVSALPPTVAGLVDVYRCSLMLSREACLSQPLTSQTFGYLFFFTNTSLLNTLLERDGLFSWSRAVQIRTNLDLVLDWLQGAGLGDIASEFMKKLSITVNFLCIPKTRLIQSSWTSLQDDHALLSPSQLHHLLTHYKLGPTRAPPGSWDPPSGTELSGDIFESFLDHPPLILPNETPRLDLSQPIPSPELQKEVTRLRTFLWGLDQDELPANQRTRL; this is encoded by the exons ATGGAGGGGTCTGGCAGTCCTCGTTTCAGAAAGCTCCATTTCCCTGTGGGTCTGTGGATCAACTCGCCCAGGAAACACTTTGCCAAGCTTGGTGGTCGCTGGCCGAGTGCTCTTTCTGTCAA GTCGACCACCAGCTCTGACGCAGCTTCTCTCCACGAGGCCCCCTCTGCTCCTTCCTCTTCCCTTTCTAACTCCACCCACTCGCTGGCTTCCCCTACCCCATCCCCGTCTCCCTCCCCGGCCTTCCTCAGGCCCCGGCCTGCTGCTCCCCAGTCCCGCACAAAGCGCCTTTCCCATCTCTTTCTGCGGGGGCGCTCCAACAGTGATCGAGACAGGGCAGtgggtgagagggagagagaagtttgggcacattcagctgCTCCCTCCTCCCACCATTACTTGCCCCCTGCCTCCTCTTCAGCCCCAGGCCTGATCAAGATCTATGGGGATGCCTTGTCTAGTGGAGCCAACTATCGCTCTCTGCTGGCCAACATCCACTCCACAGCCAGGCAGCTCATCGTCCAGGTCATCACTCgctacacagagagagagagggaggaaacgGATGACGCAG ttgtccaaaaacacagcCCTGAGGACTTCCTATTGTGTGATGTCATTGGAAAGCCCATCCAGCAGCCAGATGGAGCTTTCAAATGGGAGACAGAGTGCCGGAGAAGTGTTGCCCCATGGGAATGTCCCTTGCTGTTAGTGGACATGTGGCGGCCTAAGGATGGATTTGAGCGGCGCTTTGAAATCCAAAGGAGAGACGACtatgagagagaagaaagagagagagagagggagggagagaattACCAAG GTGTGCGCTGGCGGCGGAGCAGGATGTCGTCAGGGAGCGGACCAGAGGAGAGCGAGCGCGGTCACCGCGGAAGGAACACAGAGCTCAGGAGGAGCATCAGTGACATGAACCTGAGTCTGCGGCGTCGCCAGGGCAACCATGTCAGCAATGAGGCACGTGGCTCTGGCAGCCAGGCCAATAACAATGGTGGAGTACAGGACAGGAAGAACATTGTGAGCATGATCAGCCCACAGCCAGGAGAG AACAGAGCGTCAAAGGTTCAAGCAAAGGTCGGCTGGACGAACCAGCCaggagaggatgagagagaTTACTCCACCTGCGacctggaagtgatgtcacaAAGTCTGATTCTCCCGCCAACAGACCGGCCATACTTCCTGTTGCTGCAGGGTTATGACCAGACCAAG gACTTTGTTTTGTACATCATGGCGGGACATACACATGTGTTTGGACGAAAGTCCacaatgagagagagggagaaggacagagagagggagaggaaagggAAGAGGCCGCTGAAGGTGGACACGTtcctctctgctcctgatcTTTTGGCTCGACATTTACTGGTGAGGAGAGATGCAGCTGTTCCTGAGACGCCCACTGGACAAG CTCTAATGCGGCCCTTCAGGGGAGGTGCAGTGACACACAATGGCGTGGCCCTTTATCGAGAGACTGTCTTAAAGCCTGGGGATGTGATTGGTCTTGGGAACCATTTCCTTTTCCTGTACCGTGACCCCCGCGTCACCCCAGCTCCACCACTGGCTCTGACTCTGCCATGGCAGGCTGATGCCTCCACCACCTGCTGCCCCTCAGGACTGGTGGACAGACAGGAAGCTCTGAGGCAATACCTTGGATCAACTGAGGCAGTTTTAAAATTCCATCCCCGCCATGCGGACGCCTTGTTACAG GAGATCATCTCCAAAAACTCATCTCCAGACTCTGGTGGTGGGCCTTTGGCTCCTGCGTATCTCCTGTCAATCATGATAGATCACGCCTCCAAACACCTGGACCCTGCTCTCACACCACAGATATTACTCAAGTCGGCGAATCTAATTAAAGAAATTGTCTGG GATAACATTAAGGAATTTGGGGATAAGCATCCCACGCAAAA TTCGACAGAGCAAGAGGCTGAGGTAAGCACACCCAATGTTCAGAAACTGTCGTCCGACCTTCGGCCCCTGATGTTCTGGATGTCAAATGCGACAGAGCTTCTTAACTTCTTCCAGGTCAGAGTCGAAACCATGGAGAAAGAGTGGGAGTTTGAAG cccCCGGGGACCCAGTTTTGACAGCTGACATGGACACCTGCTCAGAGGCTCTGGCACAGCTGGATGATGTCATTATGCACACCTTCCAGCAGTGTGTGTATCACCTCACCAAG ACCCTGTACTCACTACTTCCAGCTCTCCTGGACACCAATCCATTCTCCactgaggagaaagagaaggagaaagatgGAGCTGGGGGTACAGacggagaagaaaaaagaggagaggaaggagaggtggACGATGTGTCTGCCCTACCGCCGACAGTTGCTGGGCTGGTGGATGTGTATCGCTGCTCCCTCATGCTTTCACGGGAAGCGTGTCTATCCCAGCCTCTCACCTCCCAAACCTTTGGCTACCTCTTCTTTTTCACCAACACCTCCCTGCTCAATACTTTGTTGGAGAGAG ATGGATTGTTCTCCTGGTCCAGAGCTGTCCAGATTAGAACAAACTTGGACCTGGTTCTGGATTGGCTACAAGGGGCGGGATTAGGAGACATTGCCTCTGAGTTTATGAAGAAACTGTCCATCACAGTCAACTTCCTGTGCATTCCCAAGACTCGACTGATCCAG TCATCCTGGACAAGTCTACAAGATGACCATGCCTTGTTAAGCCCCTCCCAGCTGCACCATCTGCTCACCCATTACAAGCTGGGACCAACCAGAGCTCCACCTGGATCCTGGGACCCCCCATCAGGCACAGAGCTAAGCGGAG ACATCTTTGAGAGCTTCCTGGACCATCCTCCTCTAATCCTGCCAAATGAGACTCCACGCCTTGACCTCTCTCAGCCAATCCCAAGCCCCGAGCTCCAAAAGGAAGTGACCCGTCTCCGCACCTTCTTGTGGGGACTCGACCAGGATGAGCTCCCTGCCAATCAGAGGACTCGGCTTTGA